The Planococcus donghaensis genome contains a region encoding:
- a CDS encoding NupC/NupG family nucleoside CNT transporter — MNLLWGIFGIFVVLGIAFLLSSGKKSIKPRTILGGLAIQITFAFMVLEWEFGKKILLFISNKVQNVINYAGEGIGFLFGPAADIGGFGFVFAFQVLTVIIFFSSLISVLYYLGIMQIIIKLLGGALAKLLGTSKAESISAAANIFVGQTEAPLVIRPFIAGMTKSELFAVMTGGLASVAGSTLAGYALLGVPLEYLLAASFMAAPAGLIMAKMMIPETEEVEEKDFVMEKDQTSVNVVDAAARGAADGLQLALNVGAMLLAFIALIALLNGMLGGIGNWFGFGGLTIQSILGVIFAPLAWAIGVPWAEAVQAGSFIGQKLVLNEFVAYSAFAPEIANLSPKTVIVISFALCGFANLSSLAILLGGLGAIAPNRRPDIARLGIRAVAAGMLASLLSAAIAGMFV; from the coding sequence GTGAATTTATTGTGGGGCATCTTTGGTATATTCGTTGTTCTTGGAATTGCCTTCCTGTTATCAAGCGGCAAGAAGTCTATTAAGCCACGGACAATTCTCGGCGGATTAGCCATCCAAATTACGTTTGCATTTATGGTGTTGGAATGGGAATTCGGGAAAAAAATATTATTATTTATTTCGAATAAAGTCCAGAACGTAATCAATTATGCGGGCGAAGGGATTGGTTTCTTATTCGGTCCTGCGGCTGATATAGGCGGTTTTGGATTTGTCTTTGCTTTTCAAGTATTGACAGTTATTATTTTCTTTTCTTCTTTAATTTCAGTACTTTATTACTTAGGCATTATGCAAATTATTATCAAGCTTCTTGGAGGAGCTTTGGCAAAACTTCTAGGAACAAGTAAAGCAGAGTCGATTTCAGCAGCAGCGAATATTTTCGTTGGTCAAACAGAAGCACCGCTTGTTATTCGTCCGTTTATTGCGGGGATGACGAAATCGGAATTGTTCGCAGTTATGACTGGTGGACTGGCTTCAGTAGCTGGTTCAACATTGGCAGGATATGCGCTTTTGGGTGTCCCTCTTGAATACTTATTGGCAGCAAGCTTTATGGCTGCGCCAGCTGGTTTAATCATGGCTAAAATGATGATTCCAGAAACAGAAGAAGTCGAAGAAAAAGACTTCGTTATGGAAAAAGATCAAACTTCAGTTAACGTTGTCGATGCAGCAGCACGTGGTGCAGCTGACGGTCTGCAATTGGCATTAAACGTTGGTGCGATGCTACTGGCATTTATCGCATTAATCGCATTGTTAAATGGTATGCTTGGTGGTATTGGCAACTGGTTCGGATTCGGTGGCTTGACTATTCAAAGTATTTTAGGTGTTATTTTCGCGCCACTTGCATGGGCAATCGGTGTGCCGTGGGCTGAAGCTGTACAAGCAGGTAGCTTTATCGGACAAAAATTAGTACTCAACGAATTTGTAGCGTACTCAGCGTTTGCACCAGAAATTGCAAACCTGTCTCCTAAAACTGTAATTGTAATCAGTTTTGCACTTTGTGGATTCGCAAACTTAAGCTCGTTAGCCATTTTACTTGGTGGACTTGGTGCCATTGCACCAAACCGTCGTCCTGACATCGCGCGCCTCGGTATTCGTGCTGTTGCAGCAGGTATGCTTGCGTCATTATTGAGTGCAGCTATCGCAGGAATGTTCGTTTAA
- a CDS encoding efflux RND transporter permease subunit: MNYILERSKLFIFLILILSIVGAYVFITLPQREIPETPSSLVLISTILPGAGPEEVETSITNPLEREIQKVEGIASLQSISSNSASIITLEIEDGENPDEVVNSLQQQAINATSGFPDNAQEPNVEKLSFTSPLVSYMFYGDKEELANMAEALSALSKEVETVSGVAGTTVKGLNSQEVLIELNSEELAANQLQPFEVLESLQQANQPLSLGTHDNGNEQISLTVQQGQGIEKLKELQVGTAAVPLANVATIEIVDQQTKDIVTFEGENAISYTVFLQTAQDVPAVDQKVSSIIDEFTTELPAGVQAEKYVSQAESVNNIFDSLYVSLAIAVLAVLIVTTAGLTLFGSFAVALTVLASVLIGMIPIPWLGVDLNQISVIGLIIAIGILVDDSIVVNDNIQRRYKLGDSALNGAITGVREVYPSIIASSLAIVVTFTPLLLLSGGNGAFIKALPSILITTIIASTILSITLVPMMQYLKTKRKANKVSKTPGFLGKPLEKMALFYSNKVLRSVLKRPILVGGGGLLIATGLLSLALFTPFEFFPAADRQEVTMNVRLAEGTTIEDTDEFLANLTEEVGSEDDNIAEISIFSGEGLPNLFASSMNNTGGNTGQVVFRIDRDKTTSADFIEKWQPELRERFPEAEIFLDTIVQGPPVGAPVTVDITGEDIEELATLRDQLKEQMLASGATIVTDNLGDPVPAIEYVPNQEALQENKIALSSVTNQLQLLTQGVPLYTIYEGQMPYQVFLKQSGIDEGQSIDLSQFEVPALSEQGPPILVPMNELLTAEDTTKLAQVPHKEGDRSITLRAFGDADDFENKMLDVVDAARDSLPEGYELSTGGENSDQEAFFAEIGVLFLVVILLVYLVIAFQFKSFSLPFLVLIAVYLGISGAILGLFLTQTPLSFLGVMGIVSLTGIVVRNAVVLIDFVEVRRLSGELDIKEAIIESGYARIKPILLTSITSIIALVPIAVSGDPLFEPLAITIIAGLAFSSLFTLVMIPALYLVFYRVNRRRNKITA; encoded by the coding sequence ATGAACTACATACTAGAACGAAGCAAATTATTCATATTTTTAATTTTAATTCTGTCGATTGTGGGAGCGTATGTTTTCATTACATTGCCACAACGTGAAATTCCCGAAACACCGTCAAGCCTCGTATTAATATCAACAATTTTGCCAGGTGCGGGACCTGAGGAAGTTGAAACTTCTATTACGAACCCGCTCGAGCGTGAAATTCAAAAAGTTGAGGGCATTGCATCATTGCAATCGATTTCTTCTAATTCCGCTTCTATTATTACGTTAGAAATAGAGGATGGCGAAAACCCGGATGAAGTGGTGAATAGCCTCCAGCAACAAGCGATTAACGCAACTTCAGGGTTCCCCGATAACGCGCAAGAACCAAATGTAGAAAAACTAAGCTTCACTTCTCCTTTAGTATCGTATATGTTTTATGGAGATAAAGAAGAGTTGGCAAATATGGCAGAAGCTTTGTCAGCATTGTCTAAAGAAGTAGAGACCGTTTCTGGTGTTGCTGGAACGACTGTTAAAGGATTGAATTCACAAGAAGTGTTAATCGAGTTGAATAGTGAAGAACTAGCAGCTAATCAGCTTCAACCATTTGAAGTGCTCGAATCTCTGCAACAAGCAAATCAGCCATTGTCTCTTGGTACGCATGATAACGGCAATGAGCAAATCAGTTTAACTGTGCAACAAGGTCAAGGCATTGAAAAACTAAAAGAATTACAAGTCGGCACTGCTGCAGTGCCACTTGCAAATGTTGCAACGATTGAAATAGTCGATCAACAAACGAAAGATATTGTAACATTTGAAGGCGAAAACGCTATTTCATACACCGTGTTTTTGCAAACAGCCCAAGATGTTCCTGCAGTTGATCAAAAAGTCTCTAGCATCATTGACGAATTTACCACAGAATTACCGGCGGGCGTTCAAGCTGAAAAATACGTATCTCAAGCAGAAAGCGTCAATAACATCTTTGACAGCTTGTATGTTTCATTGGCAATTGCAGTACTTGCCGTATTGATCGTCACGACAGCCGGATTGACGTTGTTTGGTTCGTTTGCGGTTGCATTGACGGTACTGGCTTCCGTGTTAATCGGGATGATTCCCATTCCGTGGTTGGGTGTCGATTTAAACCAAATTTCCGTGATTGGTCTCATTATTGCCATCGGGATTTTAGTCGATGACAGTATTGTTGTAAACGATAATATCCAACGAAGATATAAACTAGGGGATTCCGCCCTCAATGGCGCGATTACAGGAGTCCGCGAGGTGTATCCATCTATCATTGCTTCTAGTTTGGCGATTGTTGTTACGTTTACACCGCTATTGTTACTATCAGGTGGCAATGGAGCTTTTATCAAAGCCTTACCAAGTATTTTAATCACCACAATCATTGCATCAACAATCTTGTCGATTACTCTTGTCCCAATGATGCAATATTTAAAAACAAAACGAAAAGCAAACAAAGTATCAAAAACTCCTGGGTTTTTAGGGAAGCCACTCGAGAAAATGGCTTTGTTTTATTCCAATAAAGTTTTGCGTAGTGTATTAAAACGCCCAATACTTGTTGGGGGCGGCGGTTTGTTAATCGCGACAGGGTTATTATCGCTTGCGCTCTTTACGCCGTTTGAATTTTTCCCAGCAGCTGATCGTCAAGAAGTGACGATGAACGTCCGTCTTGCAGAAGGCACAACAATTGAAGATACCGACGAATTTCTTGCTAACTTAACAGAGGAAGTTGGATCTGAAGATGACAATATCGCTGAGATCTCTATTTTCTCCGGAGAAGGGTTACCAAATTTGTTTGCTTCTTCAATGAATAATACAGGTGGCAACACGGGCCAAGTTGTCTTCCGAATTGACCGGGATAAGACGACGTCCGCAGATTTTATCGAGAAATGGCAGCCTGAGTTACGTGAGCGTTTCCCAGAAGCTGAAATTTTCTTAGATACGATTGTTCAAGGGCCACCTGTAGGAGCTCCAGTTACGGTTGACATTACAGGCGAAGATATTGAAGAATTAGCTACTCTTCGCGATCAACTAAAAGAGCAAATGCTTGCGAGTGGCGCAACGATTGTCACGGATAATTTAGGTGATCCGGTTCCGGCAATTGAGTATGTGCCAAACCAAGAGGCATTACAAGAAAACAAAATTGCACTAAGCTCAGTCACGAATCAGCTTCAATTGTTGACGCAGGGTGTTCCTTTATACACCATTTACGAAGGTCAAATGCCGTACCAAGTGTTCTTGAAGCAATCCGGAATTGATGAAGGACAATCAATTGATTTGTCTCAATTTGAAGTTCCGGCACTTAGTGAACAAGGACCACCGATATTGGTGCCGATGAATGAACTGTTAACAGCAGAAGATACGACGAAATTGGCGCAAGTTCCGCATAAAGAAGGAGATCGTTCCATTACTCTTCGCGCATTTGGCGATGCGGATGACTTTGAAAACAAAATGTTAGATGTCGTCGATGCAGCACGTGATTCATTGCCTGAAGGCTATGAATTATCGACGGGTGGAGAAAACTCAGATCAAGAAGCTTTCTTTGCGGAAATTGGTGTATTGTTCTTAGTCGTCATTTTACTGGTGTATTTAGTTATTGCCTTCCAGTTTAAATCGTTCAGCTTGCCGTTCTTAGTATTGATTGCCGTGTACTTAGGTATTTCCGGTGCGATACTTGGACTATTCTTAACGCAAACACCGTTAAGTTTCCTAGGTGTAATGGGGATTGTTTCACTCACAGGGATTGTTGTTCGAAACGCAGTCGTCTTGATCGACTTTGTAGAAGTTCGTCGTTTATCAGGAGAGCTTGATATTAAGGAAGCCATTATCGAATCAGGCTATGCTCGTATCAAACCAATCTTGTTAACGTCGATTACTTCGATTATTGCCCTTGTCCCAATCGCAGTTTCAGGGGATCCGTTATTTGAACCATTGGCGATTACGATCATCGCCGGACTCGCGTTCTCAAGTTTGTTCACCTTAGTGATGATTCCAGCGCTTTACTTAGTATTTTATCGAGTGAATCGTCGGAGAAATAAAATTACAGCATAA
- a CDS encoding nuclease-related domain-containing protein, translating to MSQTEALTLLLTRLSPQHPQRQFLEQQLSRTTAGKRGEERIKRKFNEFYMEEDFRILWDVNLKIGTWSVQMDGLLLTEKGAIIIESKNISGQLHFDEKTGEFSRVNLAGERSVMENPKIQLRKHIRFLTHYFKMKKINLPISGLIVFTAKDCEFISKPHGVYVCKTYQMIEYLLRILQAFPLEAEDCKLAKIQKMILTTQTPYEQTPLCSYYFIDPKELQSGIFCSSCQSLSMQRLNKSWLCKNCGFQNPLAHILAIQEYFSFVETTITNQKLRAFCGFESRSVATRLLCQLDLKRVGQSKSRSYQLRK from the coding sequence TTGTCACAAACAGAAGCTTTAACATTATTGCTTACTAGGCTTAGCCCTCAACATCCACAGCGTCAATTTCTTGAGCAACAACTCTCCCGGACGACCGCCGGTAAACGTGGCGAAGAACGCATTAAAAGAAAGTTTAATGAGTTTTACATGGAGGAAGATTTCCGTATTTTATGGGATGTAAATTTGAAAATCGGTACTTGGTCTGTGCAAATGGACGGACTCTTGCTTACTGAAAAAGGAGCAATTATTATCGAGTCCAAAAACATTAGTGGACAGCTACATTTCGATGAGAAGACGGGCGAATTTTCTCGCGTTAATTTAGCAGGCGAACGCTCCGTTATGGAAAACCCAAAAATCCAACTCCGGAAACACATTCGCTTCCTCACACATTATTTTAAAATGAAAAAAATTAATTTACCCATTTCTGGACTGATCGTTTTTACTGCGAAAGATTGTGAGTTTATTTCCAAGCCGCATGGCGTTTATGTATGCAAAACCTATCAAATGATTGAATACTTGTTAAGAATTCTACAGGCTTTCCCCCTTGAAGCCGAAGATTGCAAACTGGCGAAAATCCAGAAAATGATTTTGACCACTCAAACCCCTTATGAACAAACCCCTTTATGTAGCTATTACTTTATTGATCCCAAAGAATTGCAGTCTGGTATATTTTGCTCTTCTTGCCAATCGCTCAGTATGCAGCGACTAAACAAAAGCTGGCTGTGCAAAAATTGCGGCTTTCAGAACCCTTTAGCTCATATTTTAGCGATTCAAGAATACTTCAGCTTTGTCGAAACCACTATCACCAATCAAAAACTTCGCGCATTTTGCGGATTCGAATCCAGATCCGTGGCGACAAGGTTGTTATGTCAGCTCGATTTGAAAAGAGTGGGACAATCAAAATCTCGCTCTTACCAATTGCGCAAATAA